From the genome of Mycetocola spongiae, one region includes:
- a CDS encoding FAD-binding and (Fe-S)-binding domain-containing protein codes for MSLLAPAPRPEHAPFLDTLRGALGERDRIRTRPIDIHANAHDASHFLLLPEAVAIAEDAAEVGALFAAAARAGRPVTLRSGGTSLSGQALTDGVLIDVRRNFKKIEVLDGGDRVRVQPGVTVRALNAHLARFGKKFGPDPASEAACTIGGVVANNSSGMSCGTTENSYRTLESLTVVLASGTVIDTGAADAEERLRALEPELYRGLLTLAERVRSNPASVQTIRRQFAMKNTMGYGINSLLDYTRAVDILAHLIIGSEGTLGFVAEAVFRTVDRPSHASTGLLIFDSLEAANSALPDLVDTGAATLELLDALSLRIGQRAEDAPAEIRGLNVDRHAALLVEYQSGSAEHLADLQAAGDALMPRLGLSREAAFSSDAGTRADLWHLRKGLYTTVAGARPQGTTALLEDVVVPVERLAATCNGLIDLFDRYEYENSVIFGHAKDGNVHFMLTDGFIEADQVARYAAFTEDLVDLILGEGGSLKAEHGTGRVMAPFVRRQYGDELYDVMREIKRLCDPAGLLNPGVILDEDPEAHLRHIKAAMPVDEEVDRCVECGYCEPVCPSRDITLTPRQRIVTLRAIEQAKRDGDHALVKSLEKDYVYDGVRTCAVDGMCQTACPVSINTGSLVKKLRREENNAVEKAVWNTAAKHWGAVTVGAGMALNVVDKIPMPIISGPNKLARAVLGKDTVPLYSAELPAGGVSRSRPAPTAPADVVYMPACVNTMFGPAADGSGRVSPGVQLSFEQLCESVGLVLLVPESINSLCCGTPWSSKGQVDGQHAMRERTVAALREASRDGELTIVCDASSCTEGILHAIEESNASSERSLRVVDAVDFVAERVLPLLPEHNKMERLVLHPTCSSTRMGGNDALNTVAKAVAKDVVVPENWGCCAFAGDRGMLHPELTASATAREAAEVAEIDASAYASCNRTCELGMTRATGEEYNHVLELLAQLTRSE; via the coding sequence ATGTCGCTTCTCGCCCCCGCCCCTCGCCCCGAGCACGCTCCCTTCCTGGACACCCTGCGCGGTGCCCTCGGCGAGCGCGATCGGATCCGCACGCGACCGATCGATATTCATGCCAATGCGCATGATGCCTCGCACTTCCTGCTGCTGCCCGAGGCCGTGGCCATTGCCGAGGACGCGGCCGAGGTGGGGGCGCTCTTTGCCGCGGCCGCGCGCGCGGGACGCCCCGTGACGCTGCGCTCGGGCGGGACCAGCCTGAGCGGGCAGGCGCTGACCGATGGGGTGCTGATCGATGTGCGCCGCAATTTTAAGAAGATCGAGGTGCTGGACGGCGGCGACCGGGTGCGGGTCCAGCCCGGCGTGACCGTGCGGGCACTCAACGCGCACCTCGCGCGCTTTGGCAAGAAATTTGGTCCCGATCCCGCGAGCGAGGCCGCATGCACGATCGGCGGCGTGGTGGCCAATAACTCCTCGGGCATGTCCTGCGGCACCACCGAGAACTCCTATCGCACACTCGAATCGCTCACAGTGGTGCTTGCGAGCGGGACCGTGATCGATACCGGCGCCGCCGATGCCGAGGAGCGGCTGCGCGCGCTGGAGCCCGAGCTTTATCGCGGGCTGCTGACCCTCGCCGAGCGGGTGCGTTCCAATCCCGCCTCGGTGCAGACCATTCGCCGCCAGTTCGCGATGAAAAACACCATGGGCTACGGCATTAACTCGCTGCTGGACTATACCCGCGCGGTGGATATCCTGGCGCACCTGATCATCGGCAGCGAGGGCACGCTGGGCTTTGTTGCCGAGGCGGTGTTCCGCACCGTGGATCGCCCCAGCCACGCCTCGACCGGCCTGCTGATCTTCGACAGCCTGGAGGCGGCCAATAGTGCGCTCCCGGATCTGGTGGATACCGGGGCGGCCACGCTTGAGCTGCTGGATGCGCTCTCGCTGCGCATCGGTCAGCGCGCGGAGGATGCCCCCGCGGAGATTCGCGGCCTGAACGTGGACCGGCACGCGGCGCTGCTCGTGGAATATCAGTCAGGCAGCGCCGAGCACCTCGCCGATCTGCAGGCGGCGGGCGATGCCCTGATGCCGCGCCTGGGCCTGAGCCGCGAGGCGGCGTTTAGCTCGGATGCGGGCACGCGGGCCGATCTCTGGCACCTGCGCAAGGGGCTCTATACCACCGTGGCCGGTGCGCGCCCGCAGGGAACCACGGCGCTGCTTGAGGATGTGGTGGTCCCGGTCGAGCGCCTCGCCGCGACCTGCAACGGGCTGATTGATCTCTTTGATCGCTATGAATACGAAAATAGCGTGATCTTTGGCCATGCCAAGGACGGCAATGTGCACTTTATGCTCACCGATGGGTTTATCGAGGCCGATCAGGTGGCGCGCTATGCGGCGTTCACCGAGGATCTTGTGGACCTGATCCTCGGCGAGGGCGGCTCGCTCAAGGCCGAGCACGGCACGGGCCGCGTAATGGCCCCGTTTGTGCGCCGCCAATACGGCGATGAGCTCTATGACGTGATGCGTGAGATTAAGCGCCTGTGTGACCCCGCGGGTCTGCTGAACCCGGGCGTGATTCTTGATGAGGACCCCGAGGCCCACCTGCGCCATATTAAGGCCGCAATGCCCGTGGACGAGGAGGTGGATCGCTGCGTCGAGTGTGGTTATTGCGAGCCGGTATGCCCGAGCCGCGATATCACCCTGACCCCGCGCCAGCGCATCGTGACCTTGCGCGCCATCGAACAGGCCAAGCGCGATGGGGACCACGCGCTGGTGAAGAGCCTAGAGAAGGACTATGTCTATGACGGTGTGCGCACGTGCGCCGTGGACGGCATGTGTCAGACAGCCTGCCCGGTATCAATTAACACCGGTTCGCTCGTGAAGAAGCTGCGCCGCGAGGAGAATAACGCGGTCGAGAAGGCCGTGTGGAATACCGCCGCGAAGCACTGGGGCGCGGTGACCGTGGGGGCCGGAATGGCCCTGAACGTGGTGGATAAGATTCCGATGCCGATTATTTCCGGGCCCAATAAGCTCGCCCGGGCGGTGCTGGGTAAGGACACCGTGCCGCTGTATTCCGCCGAGCTGCCCGCGGGAGGCGTCTCGCGTTCGCGCCCCGCCCCCACCGCCCCGGCCGATGTGGTGTATATGCCGGCCTGCGTGAATACGATGTTTGGTCCGGCCGCGGATGGCAGCGGCCGGGTGAGCCCGGGTGTGCAGCTGAGCTTTGAGCAGCTCTGCGAGAGCGTGGGCCTCGTGCTCCTGGTGCCCGAGTCGATTAACTCGCTGTGCTGCGGCACCCCGTGGTCCTCCAAGGGGCAGGTGGACGGCCAGCATGCGATGCGGGAGCGCACCGTGGCGGCGCTGCGCGAGGCGAGCCGCGATGGCGAACTGACCATCGTGTGCGATGCGTCCTCCTGCACCGAGGGAATCCTGCACGCGATTGAGGAGTCCAATGCCTCCTCCGAGCGCTCGCTGCGGGTCGTGGATGCCGTGGATTTTGTGGCCGAGCGCGTGCTGCCGCTGCTGCCCGAGCATAATAAAATGGAGCGCCTGGTGCTGCACCCCACGTGTTCCTCCACGCGCATGGGCGGCAATGATGCGCTGAATACAGTGGCGAAGGCCGTGGCCAAGGACGTGGTCGTCCCGGAAAACTGGGGCTGCTGCGCATTTGCCGGGGACCGCGGAATGCTGCATCCCGAGCTCACCGCCTCGGCCACCGCGCGCGAGGCCGCCGAGGTAGCCGAGATCGACGCCTCCGCCTATGCCTCGTGTAACCGCACGTGTGAACTGGGCATGACCCGGGCCACCGGCGAGGAGTATAACCACGTCCTGGAGCTGCTCGCGCAGCTCACCCGCAGCGAATAA
- a CDS encoding L-lactate permease gives MFEQILDPIFGSLALSALFAASPLILLFILLGVFRVKAAYAALAGLGLSIILALVGWQMPALQVLGATTAGLFYGVFPILWILINALWVYRLTLATGWFSVLGATIRTVSDDLRVLAILIAFCFGALLESLAGFGAPVAISAAMLIAAGMKPFKAALVSLLANTAPVAFGAMGAPIIVLHGVTGLPMNELAAMAGRQTPLIAVLIPLVLVFIVDGKRGVRETWPVALIAGVAFAGAQFITASYFAVELTDVVASVVTVGAVLLTMRFWKPRHVQTLTPADSAEENLGETEGEGEALDRAAGVGTLTRTRPLPTGTARRTWGALAPYLVIMAIFTLAQIPVIKTWLAEVGSVTFRWPGLDIVDAAGEPVRAQNMTFDHLKATGTLLLFSGIATMALYGVGIREGLRVYRETVYQLRWTILTVTSVLALAFVMNLSGQTASLGFALAATGGFFALLSPLIGWIGVALTGSDTSSNSLFGLLQVTAANQAGLSPVLMAASNSSAGVLGKMLSLQNLAVAAAAVNLPGSEGTLFRKLLPWSLGLLAFITVIIFLQSTPVLGWMVP, from the coding sequence GTGTTTGAACAGATCCTCGATCCGATATTCGGATCCCTCGCCCTCTCGGCGCTCTTCGCCGCCTCCCCGCTGATCCTGCTATTTATCCTGCTGGGCGTATTCCGGGTGAAGGCCGCCTATGCGGCGCTCGCGGGCCTCGGGCTCTCGATCATCCTCGCGCTGGTGGGCTGGCAGATGCCCGCCCTCCAGGTATTGGGCGCCACCACGGCGGGCCTGTTTTATGGCGTTTTCCCCATCCTCTGGATCCTGATCAACGCACTCTGGGTCTATCGGCTCACCCTCGCGACCGGCTGGTTCTCGGTGCTCGGCGCGACCATCCGCACGGTATCCGATGACCTGCGGGTCCTCGCGATCCTGATCGCATTCTGTTTTGGCGCGCTCCTGGAATCCCTCGCGGGCTTTGGTGCCCCCGTGGCGATCTCCGCGGCGATGCTGATCGCCGCCGGCATGAAACCGTTTAAGGCCGCGCTGGTATCGCTGCTGGCCAATACCGCGCCGGTCGCATTTGGCGCGATGGGTGCGCCGATCATCGTGCTGCACGGCGTGACCGGCCTGCCGATGAACGAGCTGGCCGCGATGGCCGGCCGGCAGACGCCCCTGATCGCCGTGCTGATCCCGCTCGTGCTGGTGTTCATCGTGGACGGAAAGCGCGGAGTGCGCGAGACCTGGCCCGTGGCGCTGATCGCCGGTGTTGCATTTGCCGGGGCCCAGTTCATCACCGCCAGCTATTTTGCCGTGGAGCTCACCGATGTGGTGGCCTCCGTGGTGACCGTGGGCGCCGTGCTGCTCACGATGCGCTTCTGGAAGCCGCGCCACGTGCAGACCCTGACCCCCGCGGATTCCGCGGAGGAGAACCTCGGCGAGACCGAGGGCGAGGGCGAGGCCCTGGATCGCGCCGCCGGCGTCGGCACGCTCACCCGCACCCGCCCGCTTCCCACCGGAACCGCGCGCCGCACCTGGGGCGCACTGGCCCCCTATCTGGTGATCATGGCGATCTTCACGCTCGCGCAGATCCCCGTGATTAAGACGTGGCTCGCCGAGGTGGGTTCGGTCACATTCCGCTGGCCCGGCCTGGATATCGTGGACGCCGCGGGCGAACCCGTGCGCGCCCAGAACATGACGTTTGACCATCTCAAGGCCACCGGCACCCTGCTGCTGTTCTCCGGTATCGCCACGATGGCGCTCTATGGCGTGGGCATCCGCGAAGGCCTGCGGGTCTATCGCGAGACCGTCTATCAGCTGCGCTGGACCATCCTCACCGTGACCTCCGTACTCGCGCTGGCCTTTGTCATGAACCTCTCCGGTCAGACCGCAAGCCTGGGCTTCGCCCTCGCCGCCACGGGTGGATTTTTTGCCCTGCTCTCGCCGCTGATCGGCTGGATCGGCGTGGCCCTGACCGGCTCCGATACCTCCTCCAACTCCCTGTTTGGCCTCCTCCAGGTGACCGCGGCGAATCAGGCGGGCCTGAGCCCCGTGCTGATGGCCGCGTCCAATTCCTCCGCCGGCGTACTGGGCAAGATGCTCTCCCTGCAAAACCTCGCGGTGGCCGCAGCCGCGGTGAACCTGCCGGGCTCCGAGGGCACCCTGTTCCGTAAACTACTGCCATGGAGCCTCGGGCTTCTGGCCTTCATCACCGTGATCATCTTCCTCCAGTCCACACCCGTGCTGGGCTGGATGGTGCCCTAA
- a CDS encoding GntR family transcriptional regulator, which produces MANPRVEAVSIVDAVARDLRERLFAAEFPGGTGFTEAEVSGTYGVARPTAKAAIEKIVGEGLLVRGAHRTARVPELGPEDVRDVYHTRAVLESEVLRRLAAGRIVPEDARAANAEIGRIMNSVPALGIVEPDMRFHASLIAALGSPRTSKMYGSLVREVKMCMAQVQGRGLLEPELICAEHDRILELLAAGDGEGAAGLLNDHLSRARERLVAALGGEAGPEAAAAPGVELGAGPYPAPTPPPR; this is translated from the coding sequence GTGGCGAATCCCCGAGTTGAGGCCGTATCCATCGTGGATGCCGTGGCCCGCGATCTGCGCGAGCGACTCTTCGCCGCCGAGTTTCCCGGCGGAACCGGCTTCACCGAGGCCGAGGTCTCGGGTACCTATGGTGTGGCCCGCCCCACCGCCAAGGCCGCGATCGAAAAAATCGTGGGCGAGGGCCTGCTGGTGCGCGGCGCGCATCGCACGGCGCGGGTTCCCGAGCTGGGGCCCGAGGATGTCCGCGATGTTTATCACACGCGGGCGGTGCTGGAATCCGAGGTTCTGCGCCGGCTTGCCGCCGGGCGGATTGTGCCCGAGGATGCGCGCGCGGCCAATGCCGAGATCGGCCGGATCATGAATAGCGTGCCCGCGCTGGGCATCGTGGAGCCGGATATGCGCTTCCACGCCTCGCTGATCGCGGCGCTGGGCAGCCCGCGCACGTCCAAAATGTATGGCTCGCTGGTGCGCGAGGTCAAGATGTGTATGGCCCAGGTGCAGGGCCGCGGGCTCCTGGAACCCGAGCTGATCTGCGCCGAGCACGATCGCATCCTGGAGCTGCTCGCGGCGGGGGACGGCGAGGGGGCCGCGGGCCTGCTTAACGATCACCTCTCCCGCGCGCGGGAGCGCCTCGTGGCCGCACTCGGGGGCGAGGCCGGGCCGGAGGCCGCCGCCGCCCCCGGGGTGGAGCTGGGCGCGGGGCCGTATCCCGCGCCGACCCCGCCGCCGCGTTAG